The proteins below are encoded in one region of Pseudomonas sp. SCB32:
- a CDS encoding universal stress protein, with protein MLYQHILVAVDLTEECDPVMKRAVALAGSTEARLSVVHVVEPMAMAFGGDVPMDLSMLQQQQFDQAKERLHQFTLTYSEITSSQCHLVYGQPRQEIHRLADEQDCDLIIVGSHGRHGLALLLGSTANDVLHGAPCDVLAVRLQKTS; from the coding sequence ATGCTCTACCAACACATTCTGGTCGCCGTCGACCTTACCGAAGAGTGCGACCCCGTGATGAAGCGAGCAGTCGCCCTGGCCGGCAGCACAGAGGCCAGGCTCTCGGTGGTGCATGTCGTGGAGCCCATGGCGATGGCCTTCGGTGGCGACGTACCAATGGACCTGTCGATGCTGCAACAGCAGCAATTTGACCAGGCCAAGGAACGCCTGCACCAGTTCACCCTCACCTACTCGGAAATCACCAGCTCCCAGTGCCACCTGGTCTACGGCCAACCACGCCAGGAAATCCACCGTCTTGCCGATGAGCAGGACTGCGACCTGATCATCGTCGGCAGCCACGGCCGCCACGGCCTGGCCCTGCTGCTGGGCTCCACCGCCAACGATGTGCTGCACGGCGCGCCCTGCGACGTCCTTGCCGTGCGCCTGCAGAAAACCAGCTGA
- the fadA gene encoding acetyl-CoA C-acyltransferase FadA, with protein sequence MSLNPRDAVIVDFGRTPMGRSKGGMHRNTRAENMSAHLISKLLERNPKIDPAEVEDVIWGCVNQTLEQGWNIARMASLMTQIPHTSAGQTVSRLCGSSMSALHTAVQAIQTGNGDVFVIGGVEHMGHVGMMHGVDPNPHMSLYAAKASGMMGLTAEMLGKMHGITREAQDKFGVRSHQLAWKATQEGKFKDEIIPMEGYDENGFLKVFDFDETIRPETTLESLAALKPAFNPKGGTVTAGTSSQITDGASCMIVMSAQRAQDLGVQPMAVVRAMAVAGVDPAIMGYGPVPSTNKALKRAGLTINDIDFVELNEAFAAQALPVLKDLKLLDKMEEKVNLHGGAIALGHPFGCSGARISGTLLNVMKQNGGTLGVSTMCVGLGQGITTVFERI encoded by the coding sequence ATGAGCCTGAATCCGAGAGACGCCGTCATTGTCGACTTCGGCCGCACCCCGATGGGCCGTTCGAAGGGTGGCATGCACCGCAACACCCGCGCGGAGAACATGTCTGCGCACCTGATCAGCAAGCTCCTGGAGCGCAACCCGAAGATCGACCCGGCGGAAGTCGAGGACGTGATCTGGGGCTGCGTGAACCAGACCCTGGAGCAGGGCTGGAACATCGCGCGCATGGCGTCGCTGATGACCCAGATCCCGCACACCAGCGCGGGCCAGACCGTCAGCCGCCTGTGTGGTTCGTCCATGAGCGCCCTGCACACTGCCGTGCAGGCGATCCAGACCGGCAACGGTGACGTCTTCGTCATCGGCGGTGTGGAGCACATGGGTCACGTCGGCATGATGCACGGCGTCGATCCGAACCCGCACATGTCCCTGTACGCCGCCAAGGCATCGGGCATGATGGGCCTGACCGCCGAAATGCTGGGCAAGATGCACGGCATCACCCGCGAGGCGCAGGACAAGTTCGGCGTGCGTTCGCACCAGCTGGCCTGGAAAGCGACCCAGGAAGGCAAGTTCAAAGACGAAATCATCCCGATGGAAGGCTACGATGAGAACGGCTTCCTGAAGGTCTTCGACTTCGACGAAACCATCCGTCCGGAAACCACCCTGGAAAGCCTGGCGGCCCTGAAGCCGGCGTTCAACCCGAAGGGCGGCACCGTGACTGCGGGTACCTCCTCGCAGATCACCGACGGCGCTTCCTGCATGATCGTCATGAGCGCCCAGCGCGCCCAGGACCTGGGCGTGCAGCCGATGGCCGTGGTTCGCGCCATGGCAGTGGCGGGCGTTGATCCGGCGATCATGGGCTACGGCCCGGTTCCGTCGACCAACAAGGCGCTCAAGCGCGCCGGCCTGACCATCAACGACATCGACTTCGTCGAGCTCAACGAAGCCTTCGCCGCACAGGCCCTGCCGGTGCTGAAGGACCTCAAGCTCCTCGACAAGATGGAAGAGAAGGTCAACCTGCACGGCGGCGCCATCGCCCTGGGTCACCCGTTCGGCTGCTCCGGTGCGCGTATCTCCGGCACCCTGCTGAACGTGATGAAGCAGAATGGCGGTACCCTGGGCGTGTCCACCATGTGCGTGGGCCTCGGCCAGGGCATCACCACCGTCTTCGAGCGCATCTGA
- the fadB gene encoding fatty acid oxidation complex subunit alpha FadB — protein sequence MIYQGKAITVKALESGIVELNFDLKGESVNKFNRLTLNELRQAVDTIKADASVKGVIVTSGKGVFIVGADITEFVDNFKLPDEELLAGNLEANKIFSDFEDLNVPTVAAINGIALGGGLEMCLAADFRVMSATAKVGLPEVKLGIYPGFGGTVRLPRIIGCDNAVEWIASGKENRAEDALKVGAVDAVVAPEQLQAAALDLVKRAIAGELDHKARRQPKLEKLKLNAIEQMMAFETAKGFVAGQAGPNYPAPVEAIKSIQKAANFGRDKALEIEAQGFVKLAKTSVAQSLIGLFLNDQDLKKKAKQYDEIAKDVKLAAVLGAGIMGGGIAYQSASKGTPILMKDIREEGIQMGLNEASKLLGKRVEKGRMTPAKMAEALNAIRPTMSYGDFGNVDIVVEAVVENPKVKQIVLAEVEGVVKEDAVLASNTSTISINLLAEALKRPENFVGMHFFNPVHMMPLVEVIRGEKSSDVAVATTVAYAKKMGKNPIVVNDCPGFLVNRVLFPYFGGFSKLLGFGVDFVRIDKIMEKFGWPMGPAYLSDVVGIDTGHHGRDVMAEGFPDRMAVEGKTAVDVMYDANRLGQKNGKGFYAYETDKRGKPKKVSDPQAYELLKSIVVEQRELTDEDIINYMMIPLCLETVRCLEDGIVESAAEADMGLIYGIGFPPFRGGALRYIDSIGVAEFVALADKYADLGALYHPTAKLREMAKNGQKFFG from the coding sequence ATGATTTACCAAGGTAAAGCCATCACGGTTAAGGCTCTTGAGAGCGGCATCGTCGAACTGAATTTCGACCTCAAGGGCGAGTCCGTCAACAAGTTCAACCGACTCACCCTGAATGAACTGCGCCAAGCAGTCGATACCATCAAGGCCGATGCGTCCGTCAAGGGCGTGATCGTGACCAGCGGCAAGGGCGTGTTCATCGTCGGCGCCGACATCACCGAGTTCGTCGACAACTTCAAGCTGCCCGACGAAGAGCTGCTGGCGGGCAACCTCGAAGCCAACAAGATCTTCAGCGACTTCGAAGACCTGAACGTTCCGACCGTAGCCGCGATCAACGGCATCGCCCTGGGCGGTGGTCTGGAAATGTGCCTGGCTGCCGACTTCCGTGTCATGAGCGCCACCGCCAAGGTCGGCCTGCCGGAAGTGAAGCTGGGCATCTACCCGGGCTTCGGCGGCACCGTTCGCCTGCCGCGCATCATCGGCTGCGACAACGCGGTCGAGTGGATCGCCTCGGGCAAGGAAAACCGTGCTGAAGACGCGCTGAAAGTCGGCGCCGTCGATGCCGTCGTGGCTCCGGAACAGCTGCAAGCCGCAGCCCTGGACCTGGTCAAGCGCGCCATCGCCGGTGAGCTGGACCACAAGGCCCGTCGTCAGCCGAAGCTGGAAAAGCTCAAGCTGAACGCCATCGAGCAGATGATGGCCTTCGAAACCGCCAAGGGCTTCGTTGCTGGCCAGGCCGGCCCGAACTACCCAGCTCCGGTCGAAGCCATCAAGTCGATCCAGAAAGCCGCCAACTTCGGCCGTGACAAGGCGCTGGAAATCGAAGCCCAGGGCTTCGTGAAGCTGGCCAAGACCTCGGTTGCGCAGAGCCTGATCGGCCTGTTCCTGAACGACCAGGACCTGAAGAAGAAGGCCAAGCAGTACGACGAGATCGCCAAGGACGTGAAACTGGCCGCCGTACTGGGCGCCGGCATCATGGGCGGCGGCATCGCCTACCAGTCCGCTTCCAAGGGCACTCCGATCCTGATGAAGGATATCCGCGAAGAGGGTATCCAGATGGGTCTGAACGAGGCCTCCAAGCTGCTCGGCAAGCGCGTCGAGAAAGGCCGCATGACCCCGGCCAAGATGGCCGAGGCCCTGAACGCCATTCGCCCGACCATGTCCTACGGCGACTTCGGCAATGTCGACATCGTCGTCGAAGCCGTGGTCGAGAATCCGAAGGTCAAGCAGATCGTTCTGGCTGAAGTTGAAGGCGTGGTGAAGGAAGATGCGGTGCTCGCGTCGAACACCTCCACCATCTCCATCAACCTGCTGGCCGAGGCGCTCAAGCGTCCTGAAAACTTCGTCGGCATGCACTTCTTCAACCCGGTGCACATGATGCCGCTGGTCGAAGTCATTCGTGGCGAGAAGTCCAGCGACGTCGCCGTCGCCACCACAGTGGCCTACGCCAAGAAGATGGGCAAGAACCCCATCGTGGTGAATGACTGCCCCGGCTTCCTGGTCAACCGCGTGCTGTTCCCGTACTTCGGTGGCTTCTCCAAGCTGCTGGGCTTCGGTGTGGACTTCGTGCGCATCGACAAGATCATGGAGAAGTTCGGCTGGCCCATGGGCCCGGCCTATCTGTCCGACGTGGTCGGCATCGACACCGGCCACCATGGCCGTGACGTGATGGCTGAAGGCTTCCCGGACCGCATGGCCGTGGAAGGCAAGACTGCCGTCGACGTGATGTACGACGCCAATCGTCTGGGCCAGAAGAACGGCAAGGGCTTCTACGCCTACGAGACCGACAAGCGCGGCAAGCCGAAGAAAGTCTCCGATCCGCAGGCTTATGAGCTGCTGAAGTCCATCGTTGTCGAGCAACGTGAGCTGACCGACGAGGACATCATCAACTACATGATGATCCCGCTGTGCCTGGAAACCGTGCGCTGCCTGGAAGACGGCATCGTCGAATCCGCTGCCGAGGCCGACATGGGCCTGATCTACGGCATTGGCTTCCCTCCCTTCCGTGGCGGTGCCCTGCGTTACATCGACTCCATCGGTGTGGCCGAATTCGTCGCCCTGGCCGACAAGTACGCCGACCTGGGTGCGCTGTACCACCCAACCGCGAAGCTGCGTGAAATGGCCAAGAACGGCCAGAAGTTCTTCGGTTGA
- a CDS encoding ATP-binding cassette domain-containing protein produces MTLLKFTDVSLAFGTTPLLDKVSWQIARGERVCVIGRNGTGKSSMLKLVKGEQKADDGDIWRAPALKIGELPQELPRADDRTVYDVVAEGLAEVGELLARYHHLSMHIESEEDLNKLARVQQDLEARDGWRLGQLVDTTLSRLQLPADKTLAELSGGWRRRVLLAQALVAEPDLLLLDEPTNHLDIGAIAWLENALADFPGAVLFITHDRSFLQAVATRILELDRGHLIDWNGDYASFLVHKEQELAAEEAANALFDKRLAQEEVWIRQGIKARRTRNEGRVRALKAMRNERAERRERQGKASFQMETAEKSGKQVIVVEKAGFAHPGGPALIRDFSLVLQRGDRIGLLGANGTGKTTLLKLLLGDLQPTSGSVKEGTRLEVAYFDQLRHQLEPEKTVIDNISEGREFITINGQNRHVLSYLGDFLFSPQRARTPVKALSGGERARLLLAKLFSKPANLLVLDEPTNDLDVETLELLEEVLLTFDGTVLMVSHDRAFLDNVVTSTLVFEGEGRVREFVGGYQDWLRQGGSPKLLGVGEEKGDKPAAEPAPAQPAAAPSAPAEAAAPKKKLSYKLQRELEAIPGQIEALEGEMAALQEETASPDFYLRPQSEAQAALARLSSLQEELDRLIERWAELEE; encoded by the coding sequence ATGACCCTGCTTAAGTTCACCGATGTGTCCCTTGCCTTTGGCACTACGCCGCTTTTGGACAAGGTGTCCTGGCAGATCGCCCGGGGCGAGCGGGTCTGCGTCATCGGCCGCAACGGTACTGGCAAGTCGAGCATGCTCAAGCTGGTCAAGGGCGAACAGAAAGCCGACGACGGCGACATCTGGCGCGCCCCTGCGCTGAAAATCGGCGAGCTGCCGCAGGAGCTGCCGCGCGCCGACGACCGTACCGTCTATGACGTGGTCGCCGAAGGCCTGGCCGAGGTCGGCGAGCTGCTGGCGCGCTACCACCACCTGAGCATGCATATCGAAAGCGAAGAGGACCTGAACAAGCTGGCGCGCGTCCAGCAGGACCTCGAAGCCCGCGACGGCTGGCGCCTGGGGCAACTGGTGGATACCACCCTGAGCCGCCTGCAACTGCCGGCCGACAAGACCCTCGCCGAGCTCTCCGGTGGCTGGCGCCGCCGTGTGCTGCTGGCCCAGGCGCTGGTAGCCGAGCCCGACCTGCTGCTGCTGGACGAGCCGACCAACCACCTGGACATCGGCGCCATCGCCTGGCTGGAAAACGCCCTGGCGGACTTCCCCGGCGCCGTGCTGTTCATCACCCACGACCGCTCCTTCCTGCAGGCCGTGGCCACCCGAATCCTCGAACTGGACCGCGGCCACCTGATCGACTGGAACGGCGACTACGCCAGCTTCCTAGTGCATAAAGAGCAGGAGCTGGCGGCCGAGGAGGCAGCCAACGCGCTGTTCGACAAGCGCCTGGCGCAGGAGGAAGTGTGGATTCGCCAGGGCATTAAGGCCCGCCGTACCCGTAACGAAGGCCGCGTGCGTGCATTGAAGGCCATGCGTAATGAGCGCGCCGAACGCCGCGAGCGCCAGGGCAAGGCCAGCTTCCAGATGGAAACGGCAGAGAAGTCCGGCAAGCAGGTGATCGTCGTTGAGAAAGCCGGCTTCGCCCATCCGGGCGGCCCCGCGCTGATCCGTGATTTCTCCCTGGTGCTGCAGCGCGGTGACCGTATCGGTCTGCTCGGCGCCAACGGCACCGGCAAGACCACGCTGCTCAAGCTGCTGCTGGGCGACCTGCAGCCGACTTCCGGCAGCGTCAAGGAAGGCACCCGACTGGAAGTGGCTTATTTCGACCAGCTGCGTCACCAGTTGGAGCCGGAAAAGACCGTCATCGACAACATTTCCGAAGGTCGCGAATTCATCACTATCAATGGGCAGAATCGCCACGTCCTCAGCTATCTGGGCGACTTCCTGTTCTCCCCGCAGCGCGCCCGTACTCCGGTGAAAGCGCTCTCCGGTGGCGAGCGGGCACGCCTGTTGCTGGCGAAGTTGTTCAGCAAGCCGGCCAACCTGCTGGTGCTGGACGAACCGACCAACGACCTGGACGTGGAAACCCTGGAACTGCTGGAAGAAGTGCTGCTGACCTTCGACGGCACCGTGCTGATGGTCAGCCACGACCGGGCCTTCCTCGATAACGTGGTGACCAGCACCCTGGTGTTCGAAGGCGAAGGGCGCGTGCGCGAATTCGTCGGCGGTTACCAGGACTGGTTGCGCCAGGGCGGCTCGCCCAAGCTGCTGGGCGTAGGTGAGGAGAAGGGTGACAAGCCCGCCGCCGAACCTGCCCCTGCGCAGCCGGCAGCGGCACCCAGCGCGCCGGCGGAAGCCGCTGCGCCGAAGAAGAAGCTGAGCTACAAGCTGCAGCGTGAACTGGAAGCCATCCCTGGGCAGATCGAAGCCCTGGAAGGTGAGATGGCCGCGCTGCAGGAAGAAACTGCGTCGCCGGACTTCTACCTGCGTCCGCAGAGCGAAGCCCAGGCTGCCCTGGCGCGCCTGAGTTCCCTGCAGGAAGAGCTGGACCGGTTGATCGAGCGCTGGGCCGAACTGGAAGAGTGA